One genomic window of Deltaproteobacteria bacterium includes the following:
- the lspA gene encoding signal peptidase II, with protein MPRRYKIFLAFCAATIALDQVTKLWARRLPTDARGYGIPQPVIDNFWDWRLSFNTGSAFGLFHSVDGARIFLSIVAVVAVVAIVWMLVKAADEQRWFVVALGLVAGGAIGNLIDRIAFGKVTDFIVWKYHEHEWPTFNIADAALCVGVGLMFLSEFKKEGREPVAAGDPAD; from the coding sequence ATGCCTCGCCGCTACAAGATCTTCCTGGCGTTTTGCGCGGCCACGATTGCGCTCGATCAGGTCACCAAACTGTGGGCGCGCCGGCTGCCGACCGACGCGCGCGGCTACGGGATCCCACAGCCGGTGATCGACAACTTCTGGGACTGGCGGCTGTCGTTCAACACCGGCTCCGCGTTCGGCCTGTTCCACTCGGTCGACGGCGCGCGCATCTTCCTGTCGATCGTCGCGGTCGTCGCCGTCGTCGCGATCGTGTGGATGCTCGTCAAGGCGGCCGACGAGCAACGCTGGTTCGTGGTCGCGCTGGGCCTGGTCGCCGGCGGCGCGATCGGCAACCTCATCGACCGCATCGCGTTCGGCAAGGTCACCGACTTCATCGTGTGGAAGTACCACGAGCACGAATGGCCGACGTTCAACATCGCCGACGCGGCGCTGTGCGTCGGCGTCGGGCTGATGTTCCTCAGCGAGTTCAAGAAGGAGGGTCGCGAGCCGGTCGCCGCCGGCGATCCGGCCGACTGA
- a CDS encoding prolipoprotein diacylglyceryl transferase, with the protein MKPILFAPFGVEFPAYTTLLLTGFLVAVWLARREADRVGLPGEKIVDLGLAMLVAGIAGARILSVLTDGMLMDFVHLCTDPKLVRARDALVDTCTADAQCGFDYLCDLATHRCYPPRDCLAALKFWNGGLTYYGGLIAAVPAGLYLARRWKLGALRTADLVAPYLMIGLFFGRLGCFFNGCCYGAPTDSWVGVVFPPHPDRPHVPLHPVQLYEAVAVLAIAAVLYGVVRPRRRADGEVFGWMLALYAVWRFVVEFWRIDQRGGLGPLATSQWLSIPLATAGGWLIWRARRASATIGA; encoded by the coding sequence ATGAAACCGATCCTGTTCGCCCCGTTCGGCGTCGAGTTCCCCGCCTATACGACACTGCTTCTGACCGGCTTTTTGGTCGCGGTCTGGCTGGCCCGTCGCGAAGCCGACCGGGTCGGCCTGCCGGGCGAAAAAATCGTCGACCTTGGGCTGGCCATGCTGGTCGCCGGCATCGCCGGGGCCCGCATCCTGTCGGTCCTCACCGACGGCATGCTGATGGACTTCGTCCACCTGTGCACCGACCCGAAGCTCGTGCGCGCGCGCGATGCACTGGTCGACACGTGCACGGCCGACGCGCAGTGCGGGTTCGACTATCTGTGTGACCTGGCCACCCACCGCTGCTACCCGCCGCGCGACTGCCTCGCGGCGCTCAAGTTCTGGAACGGCGGCCTCACCTACTACGGCGGCCTGATCGCCGCGGTGCCGGCCGGGCTGTACCTCGCGCGCCGGTGGAAGCTCGGCGCGCTGCGAACCGCCGACCTCGTCGCGCCGTATCTGATGATCGGCCTGTTCTTCGGCCGCCTCGGTTGCTTCTTCAACGGATGCTGCTACGGCGCACCGACCGACTCGTGGGTCGGCGTCGTGTTTCCGCCGCACCCGGACCGGCCGCACGTGCCGCTGCACCCGGTCCAGCTGTACGAGGCGGTGGCGGTGCTCGCGATCGCCGCGGTGCTGTACGGCGTGGTGCGGCCGCGCCGCCGCGCCGACGGCGAGGTGTTCGGCTGGATGCTGGCGCTGTACGCCGTGTGGCGGTTCGTCGTCGAGTTCTGGCGCATCGACCAGCGCGGCGGGCTCGGCCCGCTGGCGACGTCCCAGTGGCTGTCGATCCCGCTGGCCACGGCCGGCGGGTGGCTGATTTGGCGAGCCCGCCGCGCATCCGCTACGATCGGCGCGTGA
- a CDS encoding anthranilate synthase component I family protein has translation MTGGALAEAAARAGRPGRVLLHSARDDDGCGQMSYVASDPIETIEARGRRVVVRDRRGRAIARADADPLAALEELAAARVAIGYLAYDLGRTIERGAFAPRPGVEPDLWFGLWEPDAVARFPADPAEPPPAVAAPRFGALVDGARRGDYEAAVARALAYIRAGDVYQVNLARRLVAPVVAGGDALGLYAAVIARSACAFGAVLDTPAVRVVSASPERFLYRAPGSDRLETRPIKGTRRRTGDPARDRDAAAELAADAKERAEHLMIVDLERNDLGRVAVPGSVAVDSFARVVELPTLYHVVSTVSCRLRPGVGVADILRATFPGGSITGAPKVRAMQIIDELEPFRRGVYCGAIGRIGPGGAIDLSIAIRTATIAGGQLALCVGGGIVADSTAAREYEETEEKAAAWRAALAGDRSAPRAKTAR, from the coding sequence GTGACTGGCGGCGCGCTCGCCGAGGCGGCGGCGCGCGCGGGCCGGCCGGGCCGGGTGCTGCTGCACAGCGCGCGCGACGACGATGGCTGCGGCCAGATGTCGTACGTCGCATCCGATCCGATCGAGACGATCGAGGCGCGCGGCCGGCGCGTGGTCGTCCGCGACCGCCGCGGCCGCGCGATCGCGCGCGCCGACGCGGACCCGCTGGCGGCGCTCGAGGAGCTGGCCGCGGCGCGCGTCGCCATCGGCTACCTCGCGTACGACCTGGGCCGCACGATCGAGCGCGGGGCGTTCGCACCGCGGCCCGGGGTCGAGCCGGACCTGTGGTTCGGCTTGTGGGAGCCGGACGCGGTCGCGCGCTTTCCGGCCGACCCGGCGGAGCCGCCGCCCGCGGTCGCCGCGCCGCGGTTCGGCGCGCTGGTCGACGGCGCGCGGCGCGGCGACTACGAGGCGGCCGTCGCGCGCGCGCTCGCGTACATCCGCGCGGGCGACGTCTACCAGGTCAACCTCGCGCGCCGGCTGGTTGCGCCGGTCGTCGCCGGCGGCGACGCGCTCGGGTTATACGCCGCGGTGATCGCGCGGTCGGCGTGCGCGTTCGGCGCCGTGCTCGACACCCCGGCGGTGCGCGTCGTGTCGGCGTCGCCGGAGCGGTTTCTGTACCGCGCGCCCGGGTCGGATCGGCTCGAGACCCGCCCGATCAAGGGGACGCGCCGGCGCACGGGAGATCCCGCGCGCGATCGCGACGCGGCGGCGGAGCTGGCCGCGGACGCCAAGGAGCGCGCCGAGCACCTCATGATCGTCGACCTCGAGCGCAACGACCTCGGCCGCGTGGCCGTGCCGGGCAGCGTCGCCGTCGACTCGTTCGCGCGCGTCGTCGAACTGCCGACGCTGTACCACGTGGTGTCGACGGTGAGCTGTCGACTGCGTCCGGGCGTCGGAGTCGCGGACATCCTGCGCGCGACGTTTCCGGGCGGATCGATCACCGGCGCGCCCAAGGTGCGCGCGATGCAGATCATCGACGAGCTCGAGCCGTTCCGCCGAGGCGTGTACTGCGGCGCGATCGGGCGGATCGGTCCCGGCGGTGCGATCGACCTGTCCATCGCGATCCGCACCGCGACGATCGCGGGCGGGCAGCTGGCGCTGTGCGTCGGCGGCGGCATCGTCGCCGACTCGACGGCGGCGCGCGAGTACGAGGAGACCGAGGAGAAGGCCGCCGCGTGGCGCGCCGCGCTCGCCGGCGACCGGAGCGCGCCGCGAGCTAAAACGGCGCGGTGA